One window of the Rufibacter radiotolerans genome contains the following:
- the nagB gene encoding glucosamine-6-phosphate deaminase, which produces MSRLNLLEETRFEKLPVTVYPDQHVASQTVARRIADLIKRKQQNGEKTVLGLATGATPVGVYAELVRLHKEEGLSFKDVITFNLDEYYPMQPTAVQSYVTFMNENLFDHIDIDKKNVNIPDGTLPLEEIPAFCLAYEKKIEELGGLDLQVLGIGRTGHIGFNEPGSAPNSGTRLVTLDDLTRRDASRDFGGKENVPTKAITMGIGTIFKAREIILMAWNGKKASIIKKAVEGEISSEVPATYLQLSDNVEFVLDQDAASALTRFDTPWLTRDCLWDEALTKKAVIWLSNTVKKPILKLTDEDYNAHGMAQLAVDRGPAYNINIDIFNKLQHTITGWPGGKPHADDTDRPERATPAQKRSLIFSPHPDDDVISMGGTFIRLVDQGHDVHVAYQTSGNTAVWDDDVLRYMEFAIDFKGSIGDDNSRLKAIYEDMRQFIEQKQPNQIDTPEIQNVKAFIRKSEALAGARYAGLQDDHIHFQALPFYETGKTRKNTVSDLDIQLTMDLMQRVKPHQVFAAGDFEDPHGTHIVCFNIIIEALRRLKNAGESWVDDCWLWMYRGAWHEFATHEIEMAVPLSPMEVERKKNAIFKHQSQKDRPVFPGDDEREFWVRAQERNRETARHYDRLGLADYEAMEAFVRYHF; this is translated from the coding sequence ATGAGTCGTTTAAATCTCCTTGAAGAAACCCGTTTCGAGAAACTCCCCGTTACCGTATACCCAGATCAGCATGTAGCCTCGCAGACGGTTGCCCGCCGTATTGCAGATCTGATCAAAAGAAAACAGCAGAACGGTGAGAAAACTGTGTTAGGCCTGGCCACGGGGGCCACGCCGGTAGGCGTGTACGCCGAACTGGTGCGCCTGCACAAAGAGGAGGGGCTGAGCTTCAAGGACGTGATCACCTTCAACCTGGACGAGTACTACCCTATGCAGCCCACGGCCGTGCAGAGCTACGTCACGTTCATGAACGAGAACCTGTTTGACCACATTGACATAGACAAGAAGAACGTCAACATCCCGGACGGCACCCTGCCCCTGGAGGAGATTCCGGCGTTCTGCCTGGCTTATGAAAAGAAGATAGAGGAATTGGGCGGGCTGGATTTGCAGGTGTTGGGCATCGGCCGTACAGGCCACATTGGTTTCAACGAGCCCGGCTCGGCGCCCAACTCGGGTACCCGGCTGGTCACCCTGGATGACCTGACCCGCCGTGATGCCTCCCGCGATTTCGGGGGAAAGGAGAATGTGCCCACCAAGGCCATCACCATGGGTATTGGGACCATCTTCAAGGCCCGCGAGATTATCCTGATGGCCTGGAACGGGAAAAAAGCCTCCATCATTAAGAAAGCCGTGGAAGGGGAGATCTCCTCTGAGGTGCCCGCTACCTACCTGCAGCTCTCTGACAACGTGGAGTTCGTGCTGGACCAGGACGCGGCCTCGGCGCTCACCCGTTTTGACACCCCTTGGCTCACCCGCGACTGCCTCTGGGACGAGGCCCTGACCAAGAAGGCGGTGATCTGGCTGTCTAACACCGTTAAGAAACCCATCCTGAAACTCACTGACGAGGACTACAATGCCCACGGCATGGCCCAGCTGGCCGTGGACCGCGGCCCGGCCTACAACATCAACATTGATATCTTCAACAAGCTGCAGCATACCATCACCGGCTGGCCCGGCGGAAAGCCCCACGCCGATGATACTGACCGGCCGGAGCGTGCTACCCCGGCGCAGAAGCGGTCGCTTATCTTCTCCCCGCACCCAGATGATGACGTGATCTCTATGGGCGGTACGTTCATCAGGTTGGTGGACCAAGGACATGACGTGCACGTGGCCTACCAGACCTCGGGCAACACCGCCGTGTGGGACGACGACGTGCTGCGGTACATGGAGTTCGCGATTGACTTTAAGGGCAGCATAGGCGATGATAACAGCCGCCTAAAGGCCATCTACGAGGACATGCGCCAGTTCATTGAGCAGAAGCAGCCTAACCAGATTGATACGCCTGAGATCCAGAACGTGAAAGCCTTCATAAGGAAGAGTGAGGCCTTGGCCGGGGCGCGTTACGCCGGCCTGCAGGATGACCATATCCACTTCCAGGCCTTGCCTTTCTATGAGACCGGCAAGACCCGCAAGAATACCGTCTCAGACCTGGATATCCAGCTGACCATGGACCTGATGCAACGGGTGAAACCCCACCAGGTGTTTGCCGCCGGTGATTTTGAAGACCCCCACGGAACGCACATTGTCTGCTTCAACATTATCATTGAGGCCCTGAGGAGACTCAAAAACGCCGGTGAAAGCTGGGTGGATGATTGCTGGCTCTGGATGTACCGCGGGGCTTGGCACGAGTTTGCCACCCACGAGATTGAGATGGCCGTTCCGCTTTCACCTATGGAGGTGGAGCGCAAGAAAAACGCCATCTTCAAGCACCAAAGCCAGAAAGACCGCCCTGTGTTCCCGGGTGACGACGAGCGCGAGTTCTGGGTACGCGCCCAGGAGCGCAACCGCGAAACCGCCCGCCACTATGACCGCCTGGGCTTAGCGGATTATGAAGCCATGGAAGCCTTCGTGCGATATCATTTCTAA
- a CDS encoding pyruvate dehydrogenase complex dihydrolipoamide acetyltransferase: MAEIIRMPKMSDTMTEGVIASWLKKVGDSVKSGDVLAEVETDKATMELESYEDGTLLYIGPKNGESVPVDGVLAIIGKEGEDISGLMAEAGGSAPAPAQAEAPKKEEAPAAEPKKEEPAQEAAPAAQPAAANVKAEVVRMPKMSDTMQEGTIVAWHKKVGDKVKSGDLLAEVETDKATMELESYEDGTLLYIGVEAGASVQVDGILAIIGEEGADYKALLNGGGNTNPAQAGSQEQATRVEEHKTEAQSQSGDGVNQAAGAPVPGQGTAPAAAGENQGRVLASPLAKKVAQEKGVSLSQIKGSGENGRIVLRDVENFTPSAAAAPKAQAPQAAAPAAPAAAPAQAGEAFTEVPVTQMRKVIARRLAESLFTAPHFYLTMEIDMDKAMEARVVMNEVAPVKVSFNDMVIKAAAAALRKHPAVNSSWLGDKIRYNNVVNIGVAVAVEDGLLVPVVRNADQKSLSTISAEVKDLGGKAKTKKLQPSDWEGSTFTISNLGMFGIDEFTAIINPPDACILAVGGIKQTPVVKNGQIQIGNVMKVTLSCDHRVVDGAVGSAFLQTLKGFLENPVTMLV; the protein is encoded by the coding sequence ATGGCTGAAATCATCCGAATGCCCAAGATGAGCGACACTATGACCGAGGGAGTCATTGCCTCATGGTTAAAAAAAGTTGGTGATTCTGTAAAATCTGGGGACGTTCTTGCCGAAGTAGAGACCGATAAGGCAACGATGGAGTTGGAGTCTTATGAAGATGGCACCTTATTATATATTGGACCAAAGAATGGAGAATCTGTACCGGTAGATGGCGTTTTGGCCATTATTGGGAAAGAAGGCGAAGATATTTCTGGCCTGATGGCCGAGGCCGGCGGAAGCGCCCCTGCCCCAGCTCAGGCCGAAGCACCTAAGAAAGAAGAAGCCCCCGCGGCCGAGCCTAAAAAAGAAGAACCTGCCCAAGAAGCCGCCCCTGCTGCCCAGCCTGCCGCCGCCAACGTGAAAGCCGAAGTGGTACGCATGCCTAAAATGAGCGACACCATGCAGGAAGGCACCATAGTGGCCTGGCACAAAAAGGTGGGCGACAAAGTGAAATCCGGTGACCTGCTGGCCGAGGTGGAAACCGACAAAGCCACCATGGAACTGGAGTCTTATGAAGACGGAACCCTGCTGTACATAGGCGTAGAAGCTGGTGCCTCTGTGCAGGTAGATGGTATTCTGGCCATTATCGGCGAAGAAGGAGCCGATTACAAAGCTTTATTGAACGGGGGCGGCAACACCAACCCAGCCCAAGCCGGTTCTCAGGAACAAGCCACCCGTGTAGAAGAACATAAAACTGAAGCCCAGTCCCAGTCAGGTGACGGCGTGAATCAGGCTGCTGGTGCTCCGGTACCAGGCCAGGGCACTGCTCCTGCTGCCGCTGGTGAGAACCAAGGCCGCGTACTGGCTTCACCGTTAGCCAAGAAAGTAGCCCAGGAAAAAGGCGTTAGCCTATCTCAGATCAAGGGATCTGGCGAGAACGGCCGCATTGTGCTGCGCGACGTGGAGAACTTCACCCCTTCTGCTGCCGCTGCTCCAAAAGCACAGGCTCCTCAGGCCGCTGCCCCAGCAGCACCTGCCGCAGCTCCGGCCCAAGCTGGCGAAGCCTTCACCGAAGTTCCGGTTACCCAGATGCGCAAGGTGATTGCCCGCCGTCTGGCAGAAAGCTTGTTCACCGCGCCGCACTTCTACCTGACCATGGAAATTGACATGGACAAAGCCATGGAAGCCCGCGTGGTGATGAATGAAGTAGCGCCAGTAAAAGTGTCTTTCAATGACATGGTGATTAAAGCCGCCGCTGCCGCCTTACGCAAGCACCCCGCCGTGAACTCCTCGTGGTTAGGCGATAAGATCCGCTACAACAACGTGGTGAACATTGGGGTAGCAGTTGCTGTGGAAGACGGTCTGTTGGTACCAGTGGTGCGCAACGCCGACCAGAAGTCTCTGTCTACCATCTCTGCGGAGGTGAAAGACCTGGGCGGAAAAGCCAAAACAAAGAAACTGCAGCCCTCAGACTGGGAAGGAAGCACCTTCACCATCTCTAACTTGGGTATGTTCGGAATTGACGAGTTCACCGCCATCATTAATCCACCAGACGCCTGTATTCTGGCCGTAGGCGGAATCAAGCAAACGCCGGTAGTGAAAAACGGACAGATCCAGATAGGTAACGTGATGAAAGTAACCCTTTCCTGCGACCACCGCGTAGTTGACGGCGCCGTAGGCTCCGCCTTCCTGCAGACCCTGAAAGGCTTCCTGGAGAACCCTGTGACCATGCTGGTTTGA